A genomic stretch from Dermochelys coriacea isolate rDerCor1 chromosome 24, rDerCor1.pri.v4, whole genome shotgun sequence includes:
- the LOC119848037 gene encoding atherin-like: MPELVLISPKTLQGNKKLSSTKGGMRDALVLGDPWDGDGDSVPPLRVLGSVSAPPTTSSVGAQGSEAPRRASAGASRVVRRRLQRAPAQRVTGGTFGLPCSPGDRPVGASPRLGVRLGASDPPPLPPHGASAPPPAAPPGPSDPPPDSHLLPSPPMGTWTHPCHHSKPQGNPLNLNDAEGGRCPAGGGWRQVSARGRVKGAVQQNLGKLAPEVLGTCQAQIPECPLGAEVTQHLTGSSMMQ; the protein is encoded by the exons ATGCCTGAGCTGGTACTGATATCACCTAAAACGCTGCAGGGCAACAAGAAATTGAGCAGCACTAAAGGTGGAATGAGAGATGCGCTGGTATTAGGAGACCCTTGGGACGGGGATGGGGATTCT GTCCCGCCCCTTCGCGTCCTGGGCTCGGTCTCAGCCCCGCCCACAACGTCATCGGTGGGTGCCCAGGGGAGCGAAGCCCCGCGCCGGGCCTCCGCGGGCGCGTCGCGCGTCGTTCGTAGGCGGCTTCAGCGAGCGCCTGCGCAGCGCGTCACCGGCGGGACCTTCGggcttccctgcagccccggggACAGGCCCGTGGGAGCCTCCCCCCGGCTCGGGGTTCGCCTCGGGGCCTCGGACccgcccccacttcccccccatggagcctcagcgcccccccccgctgctccccCTGGGCCCTCGGACCCGCCCCCAGACTCCCacctactcccctccccccccatggggACTTGgacccacccctgccaccactcAAAGCCTCAAGGAAATCCCTTGAACCTGAACGACGCGGAGGGCGGGCGCTGCCCAGCAGGGGGAGGTTGGAGGCAGGTATCAgccaggggcagagttaagg GTGCTGTTCAGCAGAACCTTGGAAAACTTGCACCTGAGGTGCTGGGAACCTGCCAGGCACAGATCCCTGAGTGCCCACTGGGAGCTGAAGtcactcagcatctcacaggatcaagCATGATGCAGTAA